Within the Gemmatimonadaceae bacterium genome, the region CGGTTGGCCTATCTTACGGAAAAACGGTCGGCCAGTCCTACGGCAGAAGGATGGACACACTGAAGCAGGAGAAGGGCAAATGGCTGGTTCACCACGCAAGCGAACGGCTCCCGACAAGGCCGGGCGCAGGTCCACTCCGGCGGAGGATGCCAGAAAATGGTGGGGCCGGCACGCCAGGGCCCATCGCTATGTCGTTTCATCAGCCGAAGCACCCTCGGCTGGCGTCGCAACGGTGTTGCGGCAGGAAGGCCTTGTAATGGAAGTTGCCGGCCGACGCACGTGGATCCTTGTCCCTCAGCCTCCTCAGGATCGGCGAGCGGTTTTTCTGTCCAACTATTGGCCGGTAGTGGAAAATGTATTGACCCGCTACAACCCGTCAGCCGTAGTGGGCCTCGAAGCCGTGAAACTGCACCTCGGCGACTTCACCGCGCCCGACATACTTCCGGTTCAGCAGGGTGCGAACCGAAGCGAGTATCTCCTCGAGCTCGAGCCGGGGTTCTCACTTCGGTTGAGACCGCGCGATATCACCGGCGTGAAGGCTCAGGAGCTGGAGGCACCCGGCGGAGCGAGAATTCGCGTTCTGTGCGCGGCCGATCTTCTCGCGACGCTGGATGAGCCTGAGGTGGCCGATGGAGTCGAGCCCGTCACGGCCTGGCTGCGCCACCTGGTGATTCGCACTCCGGACCTCGAACGAGCGACCAGCGAATGGCCACGTCCTCAGGTGCTCCGGCGACTCGCTGATGTATCTGCAGCAATAGACAACAAGCCGCTCGCAAGACAACTGGACGCAGCCGCTCGCCGAATTTCCACACGCTCGGCGCCTCCTTCGCGGACGGGCGTCGGAAGCCGGATCATCATTCCACCCGCAATCCTTGCACAGCCGCGAGCATCGGGATCGCCGTGGCTCGACGAGCAGGCAATGCGCCTCGAGCGGCAGAGTGCGGACATATCGAAGCTTCTCGGGTCACGGATCGCTGCGCTCCCTTCATTCAGGCTTCAGCACCTGATTGCGAACGCTGTCCAGTCGAAGGCATATGACGCCTATCACAGCACGACGATGGAGGGCTATCGCATATCGCTGGATGTAGTCGATGCCATTGTGCGCGGCGATCCACCACAGGACGGGCCACAGGACGAGACAAGCCTGAGAGCGGCCATGGCCGTACAGGGTTACTCCGTTGCCTTCGACAGCGTGCTCGTGCGTGCGAAGAACCGCTCGCCGGTTACCGGCTCACTGATCCTGGACTTGTACGAGGATCTTTTCCGGCCGTCCGTGGATGCGGGAATAGTCGAGCCTGGTGAGCTGAGAGGATGGCGCACCAGCTCTGTCTCTCTCAAAGGCTGGCGCCATGTTCCGCCGAATGCGCGAAAGATCCGTGATCTGATAGATGGCTTGGAGACATTTGCCGCAGAATCAGAAATTGACCCAGTGACACGAGCGTTCCTCGTGCATCTGGAATTCGTGACCATTCATCCTTTCCTCGACGGCAATGGGCGGCTTGGACGGTTGCTGATGAATCTCGAGCTGCTTTCCGGCGGATTGCCGTGGGTGACGGTTCGAGCGGATGAGCGGAATGCGTTCTTCCGGGCGATCGAGAGCGCACAGGTGGACAATGACACTGAACCGTTCATCCGGTATCTCTGGCATCTGCTTCGCCAATCCATTCACGATATGGAGAACAGCGTGAAGCAGAAACGGGGCGGCGCACGCAGACGAAAATGAAGGGCCCGGATGTCTTATGGGTCTATCGCTCGACGATGCGGAACGGCATCGGCGGCGTTTCGAGCGGATCGCCTTCGACCAGCAGAAAGCCACGTGCGATGTAGTCGCCCGCATTGACCCACCCGTTGCAGGCCGGAGCAGATGGATCCGTGTGCTCCGGCGTGAGAGTCGATTCCGCTGATAAGGCTCTACTGCACAGCGTTGATAGGTCCCAACTCGTCCCGGATCTGCTTGAAAGGGCTGAAGACGAACAGCGTGCCGCTCGAGTTCCCACCCCAGAGGATTCCAACCATCTGCACCTTGCTCCCTCCGGTAATCCGGAATACGTCCGATCCGCTGTCGCCGGCACCGACGACGACCGCGCCGCCAGCATCCTGTACGAACGTCTGGCAAAGCAGCGCGACGTTGGAGCCCGACACGTTCGTGTTCACGCAGGTGTTCGTGACTCTGCCCTGAGTCCAGCCCGTCGTGCGGCCGACCTTGTTGACGGTCGCCCCAATGGCAAAGCTCGTCGTCGTGTTGTCCTGCGTCGTGACTGTGAACGAGCCAGCCACGTCGAGGCTGCTGTTATTCGGCCCCGATGTCATCGCAATTGCGCCGCGGGTGGAGCTTACGCCCGTGCTGTAGAGTGCGCGCGCGGCGTCGCTGTAACGGCACTTCCGCCCGCGCGGGCAGGCACCACCTTTGAAGTACCTGGGATCTTCGACTTCGGTGGCGATCACCGTCGGGTCGGTCGTACTGACTGGCTGGTAATACTGTGTACCTTCGACACCGCCCTGGGTGTTGGTGCAGTGCGATGCCGTGATGAAGGAGCGCTCGGCGCCGTCGTCGGCATTGAAGCCAAGTGAGCACAGATACTGGCCGAAGTGGATCTGGATTCCGGCCTGCGTTGGGCTCCAGCTGCTGCGGAGCGTCGCGACGAAACTGACGACAGCGGCGGCGCCAGAATTGAACTCCACTTGGCGAGCTTGTAGTTCATGGTTTCCTCAACGAAGGAGTGAAACGAGCCGTGGTGCCCTGCATACCAGGGGCGCGTCTCGGAGAGGGAACTGGAGCAGGTCGCGGAACTTCTCGCGGTCAGATCAGGTGCACCGGCAGGTGCGCATTTAGAGTATTGCCCCGGTTCCTCCATTCATCAATCTCTGTTATCGGTCGAAGTACGCGAGAGAGCGAGTCACCAGCCATTTCCCGGCTATTCGTCTGACTTCCAATACTCCGATAGGACCGAAGGGCAACGGCACTGACTCTCCGCGGGGCGTAATGTGGCAGGTGCCCGACCATACCACCTCGGCCCGATCATCCATGACCTTTGTTAGTGTGAGCTTGACCAGCAGCCCCGTGACTTGATCCTTGCCTGCGGGGCCGCCGCACAATGCCAGCGACGACGTCGCGCTGATCGTGTATCCTCGGCGCTGGGCCGCGGGCCTGAGTGCCTGCGCCGTCAGCGTATCAGCGACAAGGAGTCGCGGATCCGGCGACGCGAGGAATGCGAGCACGGTATCGGCGCTGGCAGCCAGAATTTCAGCGGCTGTGGAACGGTGAGGCGCGAGCCTAGGCGAAGGCGATGGTGCACAGCCAAGGCAAACAGCCACAGCAAGTGCCCAGCGGATCCTCACCATGTCCTAATGTAGCCTCAACAACGAGTCGATCTTCTGGATAGCATGCTCGTTGCTCCGCCGACACCTGCTCGGCCTCGCCTTGCCGTCTCCCGCGGTGAGCGATGCATCCATCCAATCGCGCGCCACTTTGGACAAGAGCCATCCCAGTGGAGGTGAAACGATTCGCTCTTTCGCTCGCTGCCGGCGCTCGCTGGACCCGAGGAGCTCGGCGCTATCCGGATTGGAGCTGTCGTCCGCAAGCAGGGATTCGCAGACATTGAGCTGTATGAAGTGAACGCTGTCCACGTCGGCGATATCCGCGCGAGCGAGAGACCCTCGCGCATCCCGGGTTCCGAGGAGGGCGCGTATCGGCCCGAACCACTCGACGACGGCGGAGTGCCTGGTCGTCAGAACGGTATCGCCTGCGCCGCCGTCCCTGCACGATACGGGATCGTTGCACAGGTACAGAACGATTGGCTTGAGCCGGGGACTCCCTCCGGTGGCCGCGCGATTTTGCATGATGACATCGAGCACTTCGCGCAGCGTCGCAAGTCCGGAGTTCTCGAAGTAGCCGCCATCCACCAGGTGTCCGTACTCCGCGCTGTCACTGCGCTGAATGCGCCCCGGCGGGCTGACGTATGTAAAGCGCGCGCTGTTGTGAACCGCCGTTGACAACGGCAGGTCGGACTGAAGAATGTCGAGCAGATCCCGCGAATCGTGCATCGTCCGTGACGAGCTCCCCGGCGGAGGCGTTGAATCCCCGCGCACGATGGCCGCATATACCGCCGCGCCGAGACTGCCGCCCGATACGCCGGAGATGGCGAAGACGTGGCGATTGAACGAGTGATTCCTGTTCTGGATTGCAGCGAGCGAAGTCGCCGTCCAGTACGCTGCCCTGAGACCGCCGCCGGCGGCAGCCACCAGGATCACCGGGCTCGGAGTCTGTGAAGAGTCCGCGGCACGCCATTGGCTCAGCCGAGTGGCGATGTCTGGACGATCGGCGACCATCTCGCGCCCGGTGTTCAGCTTTCGGATCACGTGATTCTCGTTCCAGACGCTGAACAGCACCGCGAACGCGATCGCGATGGGAACGACGGGAACGCGGTACTTGCCGTAAACCCAGGCGGCGATGCTTCCATAGAAGACGACGCTGCTCGCGGCCATGGCCAGAATTACCAGAGACCCGAGACCCCGCGCGCTCTCGACCGGCCAGAAAGTGAAGACCGCAACCGCGATAACGCTCGCAAGCAATCCGGTCAATACGCCGCGCTTGATAGCACGGCCGAGCGCATTTGCGTCCACCGACGCAACCGCCTCGGCTTCGACGTGGCGCACTTCGTAGGCGAAGACGTCCTTCTTCAGGTCCAGCGAGCCACTTGCGGCCAGCTTGGGAAGCCTTTCCCGCACTATCGGGAGTATGCGCCTCTTCGCATTGCGCGCCGCAATTCGCCCGCGTCGCGAGTACACGTAGAGGTAGAACCCCCACGCGACGACGAGAAGCAGCCACGCCGTGACGCGAAGCAGCAGGAAGTCTCGCGGTACCGAATCGTACCGCCATGGCGGGATGAGGATGACGAAGGCAAGCAATCCTGCGATGACCGCTCGGCCGATCTGCTCGTCGAAGTGAGCGATGATCTTCCAGTAGCCGTGAACGAAGAGCCGTCCGACCAAGCGCGGCAGCGCAGGCCACCACCGGTTCGCCGCGAACGTCACCAGGTAGCCGGCCAGGGTAGCGGCAGTGAACAGGCCCAACGCCGCACCGGCGCGCGCGAATGCGGCGCCTCCGAGAGCGAGCACCGCAATTCCAAGCATTCGCGGAATGTGCTCGGCGAAGAACTCGTACCAGTTTCCGTCCTGGGGATCAGGATCACCGGCGAACCGGAGCTGGACGAGCTTGCGGCCGCAATACCACACTGTCTGCGCCGCGAAAGTCAGCGCGAGGAGTGCGCCGATTATTCGCCTTGTTGGACTATCGCCCTCGACAACGCGCTGGAGTATGTCCTGCCCCTGTGCAATCAGAAGCAGAGGAAGCGATCCCAGCACCACGGCGATTACGCTGAAGCGGAGTCTCCGCAGAACTGTGCCCCGCGAGCAGCTCAACAGCTCTCCGAGTATCGCCAGCGCGGACATCAGAACGAGTGCCCACTTGATCGCGGCGCCGAGCGATCCGATGCAGACCAGACCGGCGATGAAGAGAGAGTCGGCGGTCCAGCCGCGACCCAACAGCGTTGCACCGAGCCAGAGCGGAACGTTCTCGAAAAAAATGTCGACCGCACCGGCCGCAAGCGGTCCGAGTACGAAGAGATGATTACGGAACGGGAGCGGAACGCCCGTTGGCGATCCATCCGCGTTGAACCGGCGCTGTCGCTCCATCCATAGGAACACCGCGCACAGCCCGAGTGCGTAAGCGATTGGGAAGAGGACGTCCAGCGTGAGGAAGTTCCACTGAACGAAGGCGCGGCACTCGTCGCTTCGTATCAGTCCCAGCAGTGTGCTGAAGCGGTGTGCTGAGAACGTGAGCTCGATGTCAATGATTCGAACCGGGAGCTCGCCGCACTTCCGTTGCTCAAGCCATCCCATCGCGGCGACGACAATTGCGTTGAGGATCGCGAGAATCCCGACGACGCCGAGAGGACCGATGCGGCGCGCGAAGGAATCGAACCGGGACCGTGCGATGTTGGCCAGCTTGATGACCCAGTCCATGTCGGCCGACCCCGCGAGGTAGTGTATTTGCTGCCCCCCCTATTTCCTCACACTCGGGGGCGTTCCGCAATGCCTGTTTCGTTTACAGGACTCGTGAGTCCGCCGTTCTAAGACGCGAGTATCAGAAGCATTGCGACGAGCCCCGGAACGGCCTGCACGAAAAGAATCTTTCGGCTCTC harbors:
- a CDS encoding Fic family protein, which translates into the protein MAGSPRKRTAPDKAGRRSTPAEDARKWWGRHARAHRYVVSSAEAPSAGVATVLRQEGLVMEVAGRRTWILVPQPPQDRRAVFLSNYWPVVENVLTRYNPSAVVGLEAVKLHLGDFTAPDILPVQQGANRSEYLLELEPGFSLRLRPRDITGVKAQELEAPGGARIRVLCAADLLATLDEPEVADGVEPVTAWLRHLVIRTPDLERATSEWPRPQVLRRLADVSAAIDNKPLARQLDAAARRISTRSAPPSRTGVGSRIIIPPAILAQPRASGSPWLDEQAMRLERQSADISKLLGSRIAALPSFRLQHLIANAVQSKAYDAYHSTTMEGYRISLDVVDAIVRGDPPQDGPQDETSLRAAMAVQGYSVAFDSVLVRAKNRSPVTGSLILDLYEDLFRPSVDAGIVEPGELRGWRTSSVSLKGWRHVPPNARKIRDLIDGLETFAAESEIDPVTRAFLVHLEFVTIHPFLDGNGRLGRLLMNLELLSGGLPWVTVRADERNAFFRAIESAQVDNDTEPFIRYLWHLLRQSIHDMENSVKQKRGGARRRK